One Lysinibacillus sp. OF-1 DNA segment encodes these proteins:
- a CDS encoding demethylmenaquinone methyltransferase, translating into MAKTKEEHVHEVFESISDNYDKMNGVISFQMHVGWRNDTMKHMAVKPGTKALDVCCGTADWTIALAEAVGESGEVKGLDFSQNMLKVGEQKVQSYPQIELIHGNAMELPFPDDTFDYVTIGFGLRNVPDYLQVLKEMHRVVKPGGMVVCLETSQSEIPGYRQLFRFYFKYIMPIFGKIFAKSYKEYSWLQESANDFPGMKKLAALFEQAGLEKVTYKAYSGGAAAMHMGFKKVR; encoded by the coding sequence ATGGCTAAAACGAAAGAAGAACACGTTCACGAAGTATTTGAGAGTATTTCGGACAACTACGACAAAATGAATGGTGTAATTAGTTTCCAGATGCATGTTGGCTGGCGTAACGATACGATGAAGCATATGGCTGTAAAACCTGGAACAAAAGCGCTGGATGTATGCTGTGGCACGGCAGACTGGACAATCGCTTTGGCAGAAGCAGTAGGTGAAAGTGGAGAAGTTAAAGGTCTCGACTTTAGTCAAAACATGCTGAAAGTTGGCGAACAAAAGGTGCAGTCATACCCGCAAATAGAACTAATTCATGGAAACGCGATGGAGTTACCTTTTCCAGATGATACGTTTGATTATGTGACGATTGGCTTTGGTCTTCGCAATGTACCTGATTATTTACAAGTCTTGAAGGAAATGCATCGTGTCGTAAAACCAGGTGGTATGGTGGTATGTTTAGAAACATCTCAATCTGAAATTCCTGGTTATCGTCAACTGTTCCGTTTTTATTTTAAATATATAATGCCGATATTTGGTAAAATATTTGCGAAAAGCTATAAGGAATATTCTTGGCTTCAGGAATCTGCGAATGATTTCCCAGGTATGAAGAAGTTAGCGGCATTGTTTGAGCAGGCAGGATTAGAAAAAGTAACGTACAAAGCATACAGTGGCGGGGCTGCGGCAATGCATATGGGCTTTAAAAAGGTACGTTAA
- a CDS encoding NAD(P)H-dependent glycerol-3-phosphate dehydrogenase has product MEKVCVLGAGSWGTALAMVLAENGHDTLVWTHRANQAEEINHLHTNKKYLPETVLPANLHATSDIAMAATHAETIVVAVPTKAIREVCEKLTAKLARKVLFVHVSKGIEPDSLKRISEILAESLPAENVEEIVVLSGPSHAEEVVLHHPTTVTAACANIDAAEKVQDLFMNQFFRVYTNDDVIGVEIGGALKNVIALAAGITDGLNYGDNAKAALITRGLAEITRLGVKMGGNPFTFSGLTGMGDLIVTCTSVHSRNWRAGNMLGQGMKLQEVLDQMGMVVEGVRTTKAAYQLAEKYGVAMPISTELYSVLFNDVEPKVAVDALMMRMKKREIDDMKH; this is encoded by the coding sequence ATGGAAAAAGTTTGTGTGTTAGGGGCAGGCTCATGGGGTACTGCACTGGCGATGGTACTAGCGGAAAATGGACATGATACGCTTGTATGGACACATAGAGCTAATCAGGCAGAAGAAATCAACCATCTGCATACGAATAAAAAATATTTACCAGAGACCGTTCTGCCTGCAAATTTACATGCGACGAGTGATATAGCAATGGCAGCTACGCATGCAGAGACTATTGTTGTGGCTGTTCCTACGAAAGCTATTCGAGAAGTTTGTGAGAAATTAACGGCTAAACTAGCTAGAAAAGTGTTATTTGTCCATGTTTCTAAAGGGATTGAGCCAGATTCATTAAAACGAATTTCTGAAATTTTAGCGGAAAGTTTGCCAGCTGAAAATGTGGAAGAAATTGTCGTTCTTTCCGGACCAAGTCATGCCGAGGAAGTTGTGCTGCACCACCCGACAACGGTTACTGCTGCTTGTGCTAACATAGACGCTGCTGAAAAAGTTCAGGATTTATTTATGAATCAATTTTTCCGTGTTTACACAAACGATGATGTGATCGGTGTAGAAATTGGTGGGGCACTGAAAAATGTCATTGCATTAGCTGCAGGTATTACAGATGGCTTGAATTATGGTGATAACGCGAAAGCAGCACTTATTACACGAGGACTTGCGGAGATTACACGTTTAGGTGTAAAAATGGGCGGTAATCCATTTACCTTCTCAGGGCTTACAGGCATGGGAGATTTAATTGTAACCTGTACAAGCGTTCACTCCCGAAACTGGCGAGCTGGGAATATGCTAGGGCAAGGGATGAAGCTACAAGAAGTGTTAGATCAAATGGGCATGGTTGTAGAAGGTGTACGTACCACAAAGGCAGCCTATCAATTAGCAGAAAAGTATGGTGTGGCTATGCCGATTTCCACAGAGCTTTATAGTGTTCTATTTAATGATGTTGAACCGAAAGTGGCGGTTGACGCATTAATGATGCGTATGAAAAAACGAGAAATAGATGATATGAAGCATTAA
- the spoIVA gene encoding stage IV sporulation protein A, with the protein MSEAVFREIAERTNGDVYIGVVGPVRVGKSTFVKKVMESVVLPNIVDETERMRAQDELPQSSPGPVIMTAEPKFVPAQATRIVVGEDEMPFQIRLADCVGYIIDGTKGYEDENGPKYVHTPWHTEPIPFQEAAKIGTDKVIRDHANIGIVVTTDGTVNGISRRAAEKAEEEIVEQLKEIGKPFVILLNCQMPAREETVQLRNELFERYNVPVIAMAIDQMRETDIQYILQEALFEFPIRTIEVEKPDWLDVLDATHPLNVALIDSMEEVLSSVMKIRDVQQASDAFKAIDFIDQSEVVHVDAGVGTAVIRVSLQGELYKSVCNEWLEEPIETKKDWLLFIKEAAEAKEAQKRFKSAIHDADTSGYGVTLPMMQEFEPTAPELIKQNNFFGVRMKAKAPSYHIIRVDMESEFAPLIGSEFHSQQLLKDLNHAYLHDRDALWNTQLFGTPLHEVLKEGIRYKMDAVPSTAKKRMRQTIERMVNEGDRGLVTFIL; encoded by the coding sequence TTGAGTGAAGCAGTATTTAGAGAAATTGCAGAGCGCACAAATGGCGATGTTTATATTGGTGTTGTCGGTCCAGTACGTGTAGGTAAATCAACATTTGTAAAAAAGGTAATGGAATCAGTCGTGTTACCAAATATTGTGGATGAAACAGAAAGAATGCGAGCACAAGATGAGTTGCCACAAAGTTCTCCGGGGCCTGTCATTATGACTGCTGAGCCGAAGTTTGTGCCTGCTCAAGCAACCCGTATTGTGGTCGGCGAAGATGAGATGCCATTCCAAATTCGTTTAGCAGATTGTGTTGGTTATATTATTGATGGGACAAAGGGCTATGAAGATGAAAACGGTCCTAAATATGTTCATACGCCTTGGCATACAGAGCCAATTCCATTTCAGGAAGCCGCTAAAATTGGCACAGATAAGGTGATTCGTGACCATGCGAATATCGGTATTGTTGTTACGACTGATGGTACCGTTAACGGAATCAGTCGCCGTGCCGCAGAGAAGGCAGAAGAGGAAATTGTTGAACAGTTAAAAGAAATCGGCAAGCCTTTTGTCATCCTTCTGAATTGCCAAATGCCAGCGAGAGAGGAAACGGTTCAGCTTCGCAATGAATTGTTTGAACGTTACAATGTGCCTGTTATTGCCATGGCGATTGACCAAATGAGGGAAACGGATATTCAATATATTTTACAAGAGGCGTTATTTGAGTTTCCTATCCGTACAATTGAGGTGGAAAAACCAGATTGGCTGGACGTTTTAGATGCTACACACCCATTAAATGTTGCCTTGATTGATTCCATGGAGGAAGTACTCTCTTCTGTAATGAAAATTCGGGATGTGCAACAGGCGTCAGATGCCTTTAAAGCCATTGATTTTATCGATCAAAGTGAAGTCGTTCATGTAGATGCTGGTGTGGGAACGGCGGTAATTCGTGTATCCCTACAGGGCGAATTGTACAAATCGGTTTGTAATGAATGGCTAGAAGAGCCGATTGAAACGAAAAAGGATTGGCTGCTCTTTATTAAAGAGGCGGCAGAGGCAAAAGAAGCCCAAAAACGCTTCAAAAGTGCGATTCATGATGCTGATACGTCAGGTTATGGTGTGACATTGCCGATGATGCAAGAATTTGAGCCAACAGCACCAGAGCTCATTAAGCAAAATAATTTCTTTGGTGTACGAATGAAAGCAAAGGCGCCATCTTACCATATTATCCGTGTAGATATGGAATCTGAGTTTGCACCGTTAATCGGTTCGGAATTCCATAGTCAGCAACTGCTAAAAGATTTAAATCATGCTTATTTACATGATCGTGATGCATTATGGAATACACAGCTTTTTGGAACGCCACTACACGAAGTATTAAAAGAAGGAATACGCTATAAAATGGATGCAGTTCCATCTACTGCTAAAAAACGTATGCGTCAAACGATTGAACGTATGGTCAACGAAGGTGATCGAGGTTTAGTGACATTTATTTTATAG
- the mtrB gene encoding trp RNA-binding attenuation protein MtrB, with amino-acid sequence MSQDYIVIQAEEDGVHVIGLTRGTDTKFHHSEKLDAGEVMIAQFTEHTSAMKIRGKAQIHTAHGVINSEAKK; translated from the coding sequence ATGTCACAAGATTATATTGTTATTCAAGCAGAAGAAGATGGTGTCCATGTCATTGGTTTAACTCGTGGAACAGATACAAAATTCCATCATTCAGAAAAGCTAGATGCCGGCGAAGTAATGATTGCTCAATTTACAGAACACACATCTGCCATGAAAATACGTGGTAAAGCACAAATTCATACAGCACATGGTGTGATCAATAGCGAAGCAAAAAAATAA
- a CDS encoding heptaprenyl diphosphate synthase component 1, translating to MNATYIQNSIAQLKTEIFMDVRHRTLQKYTGVPVIDENQLFYLLIPFLNGEEWQQEQQEAAITVGIVYAALAAHDHIKEIDATSKEQQLTVLAGDFYSGRYYEILAMSGNVALIRNLSQGIVARCEHQIKVYEAEQRTIEQWYASLCNIEAGLIAQFFGLYSFSDYIPLIEKSLLILRLEREWAAYQRGQMSLMGKALEASVRQNGATFNSVIQEKIVHLKTELSQIINHSTFLQSDIKQALHAHVEASIASTNG from the coding sequence ATGAATGCAACATACATTCAAAATTCAATTGCACAGTTAAAAACAGAGATTTTCATGGATGTTCGTCATAGAACTTTGCAAAAATACACAGGAGTTCCTGTGATAGATGAAAATCAATTGTTTTATTTGTTAATCCCTTTTTTGAATGGTGAAGAGTGGCAACAAGAGCAACAAGAGGCTGCAATTACTGTTGGCATTGTATACGCAGCATTAGCGGCTCACGATCATATAAAAGAAATAGATGCAACATCAAAAGAACAGCAGCTTACCGTTTTAGCTGGAGATTTTTATAGTGGTCGTTATTATGAAATATTAGCGATGTCAGGAAATGTCGCATTGATCCGAAATTTGTCACAAGGTATAGTGGCTCGTTGTGAACACCAGATTAAAGTGTATGAAGCAGAGCAACGAACAATCGAGCAATGGTATGCGTCGTTGTGTAATATTGAAGCGGGATTAATTGCTCAATTTTTCGGTCTTTATTCTTTCAGTGACTATATACCGCTTATAGAAAAAAGCTTATTAATCTTGCGTTTAGAAAGAGAATGGGCGGCTTATCAGCGTGGGCAAATGTCTTTAATGGGTAAGGCACTTGAAGCAAGTGTCAGACAAAATGGCGCAACCTTTAATAGCGTCATCCAGGAAAAAATTGTGCATTTAAAAACAGAGCTATCACAGATCATCAATCATTCAACTTTTTTACAAAGTGATATCAAACAAGCTTTACATGCACACGTAGAGGCATCCATTGCTTCTACTAACGGATAA
- the folE gene encoding GTP cyclohydrolase I FolE yields the protein MSNIDLLKIEEAVKMILEAVGEDVNREGLLDTPKRVAKMYAEMFSGLHEDAKDYFKTVFHEDHEELVLVKDIPFYSMCEHHLVPFYGKAHVAYIPNDGVVAGLSKLGRAVETIARRPQLQERITSSVAETIMEMLAPKGVYVVIEAEHMCMTMRGLKKPGSKTVTSVARGIYEEDEVKRREVLSFIQMS from the coding sequence ATGTCGAATATTGATTTATTAAAAATAGAAGAAGCAGTAAAAATGATTTTAGAGGCGGTAGGTGAAGACGTAAATCGCGAAGGTTTATTGGATACACCAAAACGTGTAGCAAAAATGTATGCTGAGATGTTTAGCGGCTTGCATGAGGATGCAAAAGATTATTTTAAAACGGTGTTTCATGAGGATCATGAAGAATTAGTGCTTGTCAAAGATATTCCTTTTTATTCGATGTGTGAGCATCATCTAGTACCTTTCTATGGCAAAGCACATGTCGCATACATACCAAATGACGGCGTTGTAGCTGGCCTTAGTAAACTTGGACGAGCAGTGGAAACGATTGCCCGCAGACCGCAATTGCAAGAGCGTATTACCTCTTCAGTAGCGGAAACAATTATGGAGATGCTTGCACCAAAAGGCGTTTATGTGGTCATTGAGGCTGAGCATATGTGCATGACAATGCGAGGACTAAAAAAACCGGGTTCCAAAACGGTAACATCTGTTGCTCGTGGTATTTACGAAGAAGATGAAGTGAAACGAAGAGAAGTACTGTCATTTATTCAAATGTCTTAA
- the der gene encoding ribosome biogenesis GTPase Der, producing the protein MTKPVVAIVGRPNVGKSTIFNRIVGERVSIVEDIPGVTRDRIYSSAEWLTHDFNIIDTGGIEIGDEPFLEQIRQQAEIAIDEADVIIFMTNGREGVTAADEQVAKILYKTKKPVVLAVNKIDNPDMREMIYDFYALGFGEPWPISGSHGLGLGDLLDECAKHFPKEDEEQYGDDVIKFSLIGRPNVGKSSLVNAFLGQERVIVSNIAGTTRDAIDTPYEYDDQEYVIIDTAGMRKKGKIYETTEKYSVLRALRAIERSDVVLVVMNAEEGIQEQDKKIAGYAHEAGKAVVIVVNKWDAIEKDEKTMNVFTQQIREHFLFLDYAPIIFVSANTKQRVHQILPIIQRVSENHAMRIQSSILNEVIEDSVARNPAPTDKGRRLRIYYATQVAIKPPTFVVFVNEPELMHFSYERFLENRIRETFDFEGTPIRLITRARA; encoded by the coding sequence ATGACGAAACCAGTAGTAGCCATCGTAGGTCGTCCGAACGTAGGTAAGTCGACGATTTTTAATCGTATCGTTGGAGAGCGTGTTTCGATTGTGGAGGATATCCCAGGCGTAACGCGTGATCGTATTTATAGTTCGGCAGAGTGGTTAACACACGATTTTAATATTATTGATACAGGTGGGATTGAAATTGGAGACGAGCCGTTTTTAGAGCAAATTCGTCAACAAGCTGAAATCGCCATTGATGAAGCGGACGTTATTATTTTTATGACTAATGGTCGTGAAGGGGTAACGGCAGCAGATGAGCAAGTTGCTAAAATTTTATACAAAACAAAAAAACCAGTCGTATTAGCAGTCAATAAAATTGATAATCCTGATATGCGTGAAATGATTTATGATTTTTATGCACTTGGCTTCGGAGAGCCTTGGCCGATTTCTGGTTCGCATGGCTTAGGTTTAGGGGATTTATTAGACGAATGTGCAAAGCATTTCCCGAAAGAAGATGAAGAACAATATGGAGATGATGTGATTAAATTCTCTTTAATTGGTCGTCCGAATGTTGGGAAATCTTCATTAGTAAATGCTTTCTTAGGGCAAGAACGCGTTATCGTTAGTAATATTGCGGGGACAACACGTGATGCTATTGATACGCCATATGAGTATGACGATCAGGAATATGTCATTATTGATACAGCCGGCATGCGTAAAAAAGGGAAAATCTATGAAACCACTGAGAAATACTCGGTTTTACGTGCGCTACGTGCCATTGAACGCTCAGACGTTGTTTTAGTGGTAATGAATGCAGAAGAGGGTATTCAGGAGCAGGATAAAAAAATTGCAGGCTATGCACATGAGGCTGGAAAAGCTGTTGTGATCGTAGTGAATAAATGGGATGCCATTGAAAAAGACGAAAAAACGATGAATGTCTTTACACAGCAAATTCGTGAGCATTTCCTATTTTTAGATTATGCCCCGATTATTTTTGTATCGGCTAATACAAAACAGCGTGTGCATCAAATTTTACCGATTATTCAACGTGTAAGTGAAAATCATGCGATGCGTATTCAGTCTTCTATCTTAAATGAAGTGATTGAGGATTCCGTGGCACGTAATCCTGCGCCGACGGATAAAGGTCGTCGTTTACGTATTTACTATGCTACTCAGGTTGCGATTAAGCCACCGACATTTGTTGTGTTCGTGAATGAGCCTGAGCTGATGCATTTTTCATACGAACGTTTCTTAGAAAATCGAATTCGTGAAACATTTGACTTTGAAGGAACACCAATTCGTTTAATTACACGTGCTCGTGCTTAA
- a CDS encoding PepSY1/2 domain-containing protein: MKTWLVVLTIAVIGLGAYSINLHGDKEDLQRTVLAQYTDKLTDASEKLSHLQRSVSQSLLFQDEQAIHNELDSVWRLSSEVRSSIANIPIGQELSNQWMNYLGRLGDEAKRTAKTGDYDAWREKMPQVSTNLQSLSDEWTAATVDFYKHDGKMDIWLQQVDNKNPNTQFDTVKDTLKGYGEKDFPLTLSESDWQKKIELKALQDAVITEKEALEKVKYLFPVIKDATFTVTKSSDTAPYPFYHIQFHQGIRLGYVDLTEKGGHLLSYLVERPVDEAKLSQEEVLKKAQDYVKKLGMKDVAYVESRENHQAWHVTFARVNPGDNALIYADGVQLKLAKDTGELLGANAMEYIQEENIKPQTAKPIDWKTFFQDDIQVQEVKNIYTDNGQFEQRLCYEVIALRDGNTQETFRIVIDAENHNVLKVEYLT, translated from the coding sequence ATGAAAACTTGGCTCGTGGTCTTAACAATCGCTGTCATTGGATTAGGAGCATATAGTATTAATTTACATGGAGATAAAGAAGATTTACAACGTACCGTGCTCGCACAGTATACAGATAAGTTAACAGATGCTTCTGAAAAACTGTCCCATCTTCAGCGTTCAGTATCGCAATCCCTCTTGTTTCAAGACGAGCAGGCGATTCACAATGAGCTAGACTCAGTTTGGCGTTTAAGCTCAGAAGTTCGTTCTTCTATTGCAAATATTCCTATTGGACAAGAATTATCGAATCAATGGATGAATTACTTAGGGCGACTTGGCGATGAAGCTAAAAGAACAGCCAAAACAGGTGATTATGATGCTTGGCGTGAAAAGATGCCACAGGTGTCAACCAATTTACAGTCTCTTTCTGATGAATGGACAGCTGCAACCGTTGATTTTTATAAGCATGATGGAAAAATGGATATTTGGCTACAGCAAGTAGATAATAAAAATCCAAATACACAATTTGATACTGTGAAAGATACGTTAAAAGGCTATGGTGAAAAGGATTTCCCATTAACTTTATCTGAATCTGATTGGCAGAAAAAAATTGAGTTAAAGGCATTGCAGGATGCTGTTATTACCGAAAAAGAAGCACTAGAGAAAGTGAAATATTTATTCCCAGTCATTAAAGATGCTACATTCACTGTCACAAAAAGTAGTGATACAGCACCATATCCTTTCTATCATATCCAATTCCACCAAGGGATACGTCTAGGGTATGTTGATTTAACAGAAAAGGGTGGCCATTTATTATCCTATTTAGTAGAACGACCTGTTGATGAAGCTAAGCTATCACAAGAAGAAGTTCTTAAAAAGGCACAAGATTATGTTAAGAAATTAGGCATGAAGGATGTAGCCTATGTGGAATCACGTGAAAACCACCAAGCATGGCATGTGACATTTGCCCGTGTAAATCCAGGCGATAATGCGTTAATTTATGCTGACGGTGTGCAATTAAAATTAGCGAAAGATACAGGTGAGCTATTAGGTGCTAATGCGATGGAATATATTCAAGAAGAGAATATCAAACCGCAAACCGCTAAGCCTATTGATTGGAAAACGTTCTTCCAGGACGATATTCAAGTACAAGAAGTAAAAAATATTTATACAGACAATGGACAATTTGAACAACGTCTTTGCTATGAGGTCATTGCATTACGTGACGGAAATACACAAGAAACATTCCGAATCGTTATTGATGCGGAAAATCACAACGTATTAAAAGTAGAATATCTCACTTAG
- a CDS encoding HU family DNA-binding protein has translation MNKTELVNSVAEAAGLSKKDASKAVEAVFDTIQDALAKGDKVQLIGFGNFEVRERAARKGRNPQTGKEIEIAASKVPAFKPGKALKDAVK, from the coding sequence GTGAATAAAACAGAATTAGTAAACTCTGTTGCTGAAGCTGCAGGTCTTTCTAAAAAAGACGCTTCTAAAGCAGTTGAAGCTGTATTTGATACAATTCAAGATGCTCTTGCAAAGGGTGACAAAGTACAATTAATTGGTTTTGGTAACTTTGAAGTACGTGAACGTGCGGCTCGTAAAGGTCGTAACCCACAAACTGGTAAAGAAATCGAAATCGCTGCTAGCAAGGTGCCTGCTTTCAAACCAGGTAAAGCGCTTAAAGACGCGGTAAAATAA
- the rpsA gene encoding 30S ribosomal protein S1, with protein MSEEMNYAEQTFNEGDIVKGIAAQVDEKAVSVSIPGAPFDGIVPISELSSLHIEKASDVISVGDELELMITKVEEENFVLSKRKVDALKAWDTLEQQFAAEEIFEAEVKDIVKGGLVVDLGVRGFVPASLVEDYFVDDFEGYKGKTLSFKIVELDKDKNRLILSHRAVVEAEKASQKKNVINQIKAGEVLDGKVQRLASFGAFIDLGGIDGLVHISQVSHEHVSDVSEVLAEGQDVKVKVLSVDPENERISLSIKETMPGPWSSIEERAAKGTILDGRVKRLTSFGAFVEVFPGVEGLVHISQIAHKHINTPHEALKEGQEVQVKVLDVNAEEGRLALSIKELLENPEAEEVIDYELPEENTGFSFGDVIGDQLKNFK; from the coding sequence ATGTCTGAAGAAATGAACTATGCAGAACAAACGTTTAACGAAGGTGATATCGTCAAAGGTATTGCAGCGCAAGTTGATGAAAAGGCAGTATCTGTGTCAATTCCAGGTGCACCGTTTGATGGAATTGTACCGATTAGTGAATTATCAAGCTTACACATTGAGAAAGCTTCTGATGTCATCTCTGTAGGGGATGAATTAGAGTTGATGATTACAAAGGTTGAAGAAGAGAACTTTGTCTTATCAAAACGTAAAGTTGATGCTTTAAAAGCATGGGATACACTTGAGCAGCAATTTGCCGCAGAGGAAATTTTCGAAGCGGAAGTAAAGGATATTGTTAAAGGTGGTCTTGTCGTAGATTTAGGTGTACGTGGCTTTGTACCAGCATCCCTTGTAGAAGACTACTTTGTTGATGATTTTGAAGGCTATAAAGGCAAAACATTAAGCTTCAAAATTGTTGAGCTGGATAAGGACAAAAATCGCCTTATCTTATCACACCGTGCAGTAGTAGAAGCGGAAAAAGCTTCTCAAAAGAAAAATGTCATCAATCAAATTAAAGCTGGCGAGGTATTAGATGGTAAAGTACAGCGTTTAGCATCATTTGGCGCATTTATCGACCTTGGCGGTATTGATGGCCTTGTACACATTTCACAAGTGTCACATGAGCATGTGAGTGATGTGAGCGAGGTTTTAGCTGAAGGACAAGACGTTAAAGTAAAAGTTCTGTCAGTGGACCCAGAAAATGAACGTATTTCATTATCCATCAAAGAAACGATGCCAGGACCTTGGTCAAGTATCGAAGAACGTGCAGCGAAAGGCACTATTTTAGATGGTCGAGTGAAGCGTCTTACTTCATTTGGTGCATTTGTGGAAGTATTCCCAGGTGTGGAAGGCTTAGTGCATATTTCACAAATCGCACATAAGCATATTAATACGCCACATGAAGCGTTAAAAGAGGGACAAGAAGTACAAGTAAAAGTGCTTGATGTCAATGCTGAAGAAGGCCGCTTAGCGCTAAGCATTAAAGAATTACTGGAAAATCCCGAAGCAGAAGAAGTGATCGACTATGAATTACCTGAAGAAAACACAGGTTTCTCATTTGGCGATGTGATTGGCGATCAACTAAAAAACTTTAAATAA
- a CDS encoding DUF2768 domain-containing protein, with protein sequence MGPLAHMPALDVMWVSFYCIGFMIISVGLIYLARNKISNVFLRTIVNLCAYILFGLGTFLMVLIVATWPA encoded by the coding sequence ATGGGCCCGTTAGCTCATATGCCTGCACTGGATGTAATGTGGGTGTCGTTTTATTGTATAGGCTTTATGATAATATCAGTCGGCTTAATTTATTTAGCTCGGAATAAGATTTCAAATGTATTTTTACGAACAATCGTAAATTTATGTGCATACATACTGTTTGGACTTGGCACATTTTTAATGGTACTAATAGTTGCCACATGGCCAGCATAA
- the cmk gene encoding (d)CMP kinase, with the protein MKKNIQIAIDGPAGAGKSTIAKIVAEALGFTYIDTGAMYRAVTYKAMQQNIHLNDEAKLAEMLAASTIELKPSQQGQLVFLDGHDVTAEIRSNEVTSSVSQVAAHAKVRELLVAQQQKLAANGGVVMDGRDIATHVLKHAELKIFMSATVEERARRRLIDNQKRGIDSSLEKLQEEIALRDKKDSEREASPLIQAEDALFLDTTALSIDDAAQAILKLAEEKML; encoded by the coding sequence ATGAAAAAAAACATTCAAATTGCGATAGACGGACCGGCTGGTGCTGGTAAAAGTACAATCGCGAAAATTGTTGCAGAAGCACTTGGATTTACTTATATTGACACAGGTGCAATGTATCGAGCAGTTACGTATAAAGCGATGCAACAAAACATACATTTAAATGATGAAGCAAAATTAGCAGAGATGCTAGCGGCTAGCACAATCGAATTGAAACCATCCCAACAAGGACAGCTAGTCTTTTTAGATGGTCACGATGTGACAGCGGAAATACGCTCAAATGAAGTCACTTCATCCGTTTCTCAAGTTGCTGCCCATGCGAAAGTTCGTGAGCTATTGGTTGCGCAACAGCAAAAGCTGGCAGCTAATGGTGGAGTGGTCATGGACGGTCGTGATATTGCGACACATGTATTAAAACATGCAGAGCTCAAGATTTTTATGTCTGCAACAGTAGAAGAACGTGCTAGACGTCGATTGATTGATAATCAAAAAAGAGGAATTGACTCCTCTCTTGAAAAACTTCAAGAAGAAATTGCGCTCCGTGATAAAAAAGATAGTGAGCGTGAAGCATCGCCACTGATTCAAGCGGAAGATGCCCTATTTTTAGATACGACAGCATTATCCATTGATGATGCAGCACAAGCTATTTTAAAATTAGCAGAAGAAAAAATGCTATAA
- a CDS encoding flagellar brake protein, giving the protein MEIKIGTQLQLEPTYTERVEKFQCKVVEQQDNILYIDYPVNTATKKTAFLIDGSEFRATFRTEDKHSFAFKTEVIGRKAGNIPMIMLHCPKPEEFIKIQRREYVRVETPVDVAVQFKDHKYQLVSADISAGGLAIILKETVAFKDDDEVKLTIALPFTNGEVKYVITEATVVRIFEKEGKRIATIQLTDTDDVDQQHIVRFCFERQLVNRRKELNPFNV; this is encoded by the coding sequence ATGGAAATAAAAATTGGTACACAATTACAACTTGAACCTACTTATACCGAGCGTGTGGAGAAATTCCAATGTAAAGTGGTAGAGCAGCAAGACAATATTCTTTATATCGACTATCCAGTTAATACGGCAACGAAGAAAACGGCGTTTTTAATAGATGGCTCAGAATTTAGAGCGACTTTTCGAACCGAAGATAAACATTCCTTTGCTTTTAAAACAGAGGTCATTGGTCGTAAAGCAGGTAATATACCGATGATTATGTTGCATTGTCCAAAGCCGGAGGAATTTATAAAAATTCAACGACGAGAATATGTCCGAGTGGAAACACCAGTGGATGTAGCGGTCCAATTCAAGGATCATAAATATCAACTTGTGTCAGCAGATATTAGCGCAGGAGGCTTGGCAATCATCTTGAAGGAAACAGTAGCTTTCAAAGATGATGATGAGGTAAAATTAACGATCGCATTGCCGTTTACTAATGGAGAAGTCAAATACGTTATTACAGAAGCTACCGTCGTGCGCATTTTTGAAAAAGAGGGTAAACGCATTGCGACAATCCAGCTAACGGATACAGATGACGTCGACCAACAGCATATTGTGCGTTTTTGCTTTGAGCGTCAATTAGTCAATCGTCGTAAGGAATTGAATCCATTTAATGTTTAA